From a region of the Calliphora vicina chromosome 4, idCalVici1.1, whole genome shotgun sequence genome:
- the LOC135958108 gene encoding microfibril-associated glycoprotein 4-like yields the protein MFFKYIFFLTFNFVILIQNGNGENCDWDAMYLHLFSQIENLKQSLEIQNTRLDIIAERHLNLNENKKIPEKPPKNSKSIFDVRFDAMPKHCATDVQPSSCAEATECTRRTGIYNITDTRYSNRTFTVYCDYDNYEGDWLYILRREDGNENFNRSWTDYVKGFGNPAREYWIGLENLYALTNYYGPQELNVYVENFEGVTKFARYDNFAIDSATEKYKLKTLSRYWGTAGDSMTRHLGQKFSTYDNDNDSICAKEREGGFWFAYCADANPTGKYLLGKYNGVLRGCYWNTFGGSFYSHKTIIFMIRRKTAAKLE from the exons atgttttttaaatatatttttttcttaacatttaattttgttattttaattcaaaatggg AATGGCGAAAACTGCGATTGGGATGCCAtgtatttgcatttattttcacaaatcgAAAACTTAAAACAATCGTTGGAAATTCAAAACACACGTTTGGATATAATAGCCGAAAG ACATTTAAACTTGAACGAAAATAAGAAAATCCCTGAAAAACCACCTAAAAATTCAAAGTCCATATTTGATGTACGTTTCGATGCCATGCCCAAACATTGCGCTACAGATGTGCAACCCAGCTCATGTGCCGAAGCCACTGAATGCACTCGTCGTACGGGCATCTATAATATTACCGATACACGCTACAGCAATCGGACATTTACGGTTTATTGTGATTATGACAATTATGAAGGCGATTGGTTGTATATTTTAAGACGTGAAGATGGCAACGAGAATTTTAACCGATCTTGGACGGATTATGTTAAAGGTTTTGGTAATCCGGCCAGAGAATACTGGATTGGCCTGGAGAATCTTTATGCTCTAACAAACTACTATGGGCCACAGGAATTAAATGTTTATGTGGAAAATTTTGAAGGTGTAACAAAGTTTGCACGTTATGACAACTTTGCAATAGACAGTGCGACTGAGAAATACAAATTAAAGACACTGAGCCGTTATTGGGGTACTGCTGGTGATAGTATGACTAGACATCTTGGCCAAAAATTCAGCACATACGACAATGATAATGACTCAATTTGCGCTAAAGAACGTGAAGGTGGTTTTTGGTTTGCGTATTGTGCTGATGC AAATCCTACTGGCAAGTATCTGCTTGGTAAATATAATGGCGTTTTAAGGGGTTGTTATTGGAATACTTTTGGCGGTAGTTTTTATTCACATAAAACTATTATATTCATGATTCGTCGCAAAACTGCTGCAAAATTGGAATAA